The following are from one region of the Vibrio hyugaensis genome:
- a CDS encoding YqcC family protein: MATNIQLVDLLQQLEAQLQHHELWQQTMPTAEALQSTEPFAIDTLHPHEWLQWIFIARMRALVESNQPLPRGFSIEPYFAEAWKQEPHYAELLVTIRTIDELCK, from the coding sequence ATGGCAACAAACATCCAATTGGTCGACTTACTTCAACAACTTGAAGCGCAATTACAGCACCATGAGCTGTGGCAACAAACCATGCCTACGGCAGAAGCGTTACAGAGCACAGAACCTTTCGCGATTGATACGCTGCATCCCCATGAGTGGTTACAGTGGATTTTTATTGCACGTATGCGCGCGTTAGTGGAAAGTAACCAGCCTTTGCCGCGTGGCTTTTCTATCGAGCCGTATTTCGCGGAAGCCTGGAAGCAAGAACCACATTATGCTGAGCTACTTGTAACCATCCGAACCATCGACGAACTATGTAAGTAA
- a CDS encoding tellurite resistance TerB family protein, which translates to MDLKSLLNQALKSDLIKKGTDAIGKQTSNIKSSSSSSQLKTLGAGAIGGGLIGMLMGSKKSKKMAKKVGTGALKVGGAAALGALAYKVYNDWQAKQDTQGVNESFDPDDNKHAKLILKAMIGAAKADGHVDEQEMARIEQALTEMGADDHVRQLVHQELHKPLDPAEIARLATSPQQASEIYLASLIVADEQNFMEKTYLQELAKQLNLSPEVTYQLEAQLQ; encoded by the coding sequence ATGGATCTAAAAAGTCTTCTTAACCAGGCGCTCAAATCAGACCTAATCAAGAAAGGTACCGATGCGATTGGTAAACAAACCAGCAATATCAAATCCTCATCAAGCTCTAGCCAACTAAAAACACTTGGTGCCGGCGCGATTGGTGGCGGTCTTATCGGCATGTTAATGGGCTCTAAAAAGAGCAAAAAGATGGCCAAGAAAGTCGGTACAGGCGCACTCAAAGTCGGTGGCGCAGCGGCATTAGGAGCTCTGGCTTACAAAGTCTACAACGATTGGCAAGCGAAGCAGGACACACAAGGCGTCAACGAAAGCTTCGATCCTGATGACAACAAACATGCAAAACTGATCCTTAAAGCCATGATTGGTGCAGCCAAAGCCGATGGCCACGTCGATGAACAAGAAATGGCTCGCATCGAACAAGCACTGACAGAAATGGGCGCAGATGATCATGTAAGACAGTTGGTTCATCAAGAGCTGCATAAACCTCTCGATCCAGCAGAAATCGCGCGCTTAGCAACGTCGCCACAACAGGCATCAGAAATTTATCTGGCGTCGTTGATTGTGGCCGATGAGCAAAACTTTATGGAGAAAACGTATTTGCAGGAGCTTGCGAAGCAGCTCAACCTTTCTCCAGAGGTCACTTATCAGTTAGAAGCACAATTACAGTGA
- a CDS encoding DUF3549 family protein, protein MENIQTLTQLLSNSQCEYQIFDLGRRIKTIEPQVFADVEKGQCPYPFPMQRKAHLAIAYWNEQKQPWIWFLKFELDERGLLKQSDIGNFIKYVVEAMGTRLNEEMSEEQQQKLSNNPYTFKPAEEKMAVFHSRVRASLDLPTSQYYEHTQHYFTGGLGWENWQTVGLQGITDMAARLGQEQNAVTLRKALNHLPNEPRYALLGALEHVELQERLAQRIAEQAQQEIESDEPDLFLLSALIRALAGASSEISLPVLNTILQSPRLSHQEVLIGIAGRTWHLLADANVAEQFLLRLAQTGNQALFNQLFADLVMLPELRMVLLPLLHSSPSEELATALVKLQQATKG, encoded by the coding sequence ATGGAAAACATTCAAACCCTCACCCAGTTGCTAAGCAACAGCCAATGTGAGTATCAAATCTTCGACCTTGGTCGTCGTATCAAGACCATCGAACCACAAGTATTTGCTGATGTGGAAAAAGGTCAATGCCCATACCCATTCCCAATGCAACGCAAAGCACACCTTGCCATCGCGTATTGGAATGAACAAAAGCAACCGTGGATTTGGTTTCTAAAATTTGAGCTGGATGAACGTGGTTTGCTAAAGCAATCCGATATCGGTAACTTCATTAAATACGTTGTAGAGGCGATGGGAACTCGTCTGAATGAGGAAATGTCGGAAGAGCAACAACAAAAGCTTTCTAACAACCCATATACTTTCAAACCCGCTGAAGAGAAGATGGCGGTATTTCATAGCCGAGTTCGCGCTAGTTTAGATTTACCCACCAGCCAGTATTACGAACATACTCAGCACTATTTCACTGGTGGTCTCGGTTGGGAAAACTGGCAAACCGTTGGTCTACAAGGTATTACTGATATGGCCGCACGCCTTGGCCAAGAGCAAAATGCGGTGACACTACGTAAGGCCTTAAACCATCTACCAAACGAACCACGCTACGCTCTGCTTGGTGCTTTAGAACATGTAGAACTGCAAGAGCGCCTAGCACAGCGTATTGCAGAACAAGCACAGCAAGAGATTGAAAGTGATGAGCCTGATCTGTTCCTATTATCTGCGTTAATCCGTGCTCTAGCAGGCGCATCGTCGGAAATTTCACTGCCAGTGTTAAACACAATTTTACAAAGCCCACGTTTAAGTCATCAAGAGGTCTTAATTGGTATCGCAGGCCGCACTTGGCACTTATTGGCTGATGCAAATGTCGCTGAGCAGTTTTTACTGCGCCTTGCGCAAACAGGCAACCAAGCACTCTTCAACCAATTATTTGCCGACTTAGTGATGCTGCCAGAACTAAGAATGGTTCTGCTACCTCTATTACACTCTAGCCCATCGGAAGAGCTAGCGACGGCATTAGTCAAATTGCAGCAAGCGACTAAGGGATAA
- the truC gene encoding tRNA pseudouridine(65) synthase TruC, with protein sequence MSEQETSQVVTPVELEIVYQDEYFVAVNKPAGMLVHRSWLDKHETVFVMQTLRDQIGQHVFPLHRLDRPTSGVLVFALSSEVASQVMPMFAEHKMEKTYHAIVRGWIEEEGVLDYALKVELDKIADKFSSQEKEAQDAVTAYKPLAKVEVPYSTGKFPTTRYCLMEMKPKTGRKHQLRRHMAHLRHPIVGDTSHGDGKHNKLYRTEFDSHRLLLHASELRFVHPFTEQEIVMKAGIDETWQQLFARFEWDESLVQ encoded by the coding sequence ATGTCAGAACAAGAAACATCACAAGTTGTTACTCCAGTGGAATTGGAGATCGTTTATCAGGATGAGTACTTTGTCGCAGTGAATAAGCCTGCAGGTATGTTGGTGCACCGAAGTTGGCTAGATAAACACGAAACAGTTTTCGTGATGCAAACGCTGCGCGACCAAATTGGCCAACATGTGTTTCCTTTGCACCGTCTGGATCGTCCGACGTCTGGTGTGCTTGTGTTTGCATTGTCGAGTGAAGTTGCATCGCAAGTGATGCCGATGTTTGCTGAACATAAGATGGAGAAAACCTATCACGCTATTGTTCGAGGTTGGATTGAGGAAGAAGGCGTCCTCGATTACGCGCTAAAAGTTGAATTGGACAAAATTGCCGATAAGTTTTCTTCGCAAGAGAAAGAAGCGCAGGACGCAGTGACAGCCTACAAACCGTTAGCGAAAGTTGAGGTGCCGTATTCAACAGGTAAGTTCCCAACCACTCGCTATTGTTTGATGGAGATGAAGCCGAAGACAGGGCGTAAGCATCAGCTGCGTCGTCACATGGCCCATCTACGTCATCCTATCGTCGGTGACACCAGCCATGGTGATGGTAAGCATAACAAGTTGTATCGCACAGAGTTTGATTCGCACCGTTTGTTGCTGCACGCGTCGGAGTTACGTTTTGTCCACCCATTTACCGAGCAAGAGATCGTAATGAAAGCGGGTATTGATGAAACGTGGCAGCAATTGTTTGCACGATTCGAGTGGGATGAATCATTGGTGCAATAA
- a CDS encoding DUF4250 domain-containing protein, translating into MNLANFESMDPIMLMSIVNMKLRDDFGGDLDKLVVFFDIDRAALEAKLATAGFDFLPDAGQFR; encoded by the coding sequence ATGAATCTGGCAAATTTTGAGTCCATGGATCCAATCATGTTAATGAGCATCGTCAATATGAAGCTGCGTGACGACTTTGGCGGTGATCTGGATAAGTTGGTCGTATTTTTTGATATCGACCGTGCTGCGCTTGAAGCAAAGCTAGCGACGGCAGGTTTCGATTTCTTACCTGATGCAGGTCAGTTCCGTTAA
- a CDS encoding proline--tRNA ligase, translated as MRTSNYLLSTLKETPNDAEVVSHQLMLRAGMIRKLASGLYTWLPTGLRVLRKVENIVRQEIDNAGAVETLMPVVQPFELWEETGRSEKMGPELLRFTDRHTRPFVLSPTAEEVITSLVRNEVSSYKQLPLNLYQIQTKFRDERRPRFGVMRAREFCMMDAYSFDIDKEGLEKSYQAMHDAYCKAFDRMGLEYRPVLADSGAIGGSGSQEFHVLAESGEDLIAFSTESDYAANIEKAEAAAPAGERAEPTQEMTLVDTPNAKTIAELVEQHGLAMEKTVKTLFVKASDEVDADIIALIVRGDHELNEVKAENLPQVASPLEMASEEEMRALIGAGAGSLGPVGLELPFIVDRSVAVMSDFGAGANIDGKHYFGINWGRDVELGQVEDLRNVVEGDPSPCGQGTLMLKRGIEVGHIFQLGNVYSQAMNCGVLGPDGKNVILEMGCYGIGVSRVVASAIEQNHDKYGIIWPDALAPFQVAIVPMNMHKSEEVKEAAEKLYAELTAMGIEVLFDDRKERPGVMFSDMELIGVPHTIVIGDRSMKEGNFEYKNRRSGEKTAIAMADIVEHVKAQLQ; from the coding sequence ATGCGTACCAGTAATTATCTTCTTTCTACTCTGAAGGAGACTCCAAACGACGCAGAAGTAGTGAGCCACCAGCTCATGCTACGCGCGGGTATGATCCGTAAGCTGGCTTCAGGTCTATACACCTGGCTGCCTACTGGTCTACGTGTGCTGCGTAAAGTCGAAAACATCGTTCGTCAAGAAATCGACAATGCAGGTGCAGTCGAAACTTTGATGCCCGTTGTTCAGCCGTTTGAACTATGGGAAGAGACAGGTCGTTCTGAGAAGATGGGTCCTGAGTTACTTCGCTTTACTGACCGTCATACTCGTCCGTTTGTTCTTAGCCCTACAGCTGAAGAAGTGATCACTAGCCTTGTGCGTAACGAAGTGAGCTCTTACAAACAGCTTCCGCTAAACCTGTACCAAATCCAGACTAAATTCCGTGATGAACGTCGTCCACGTTTCGGCGTAATGCGTGCACGTGAATTCTGCATGATGGATGCATACAGCTTCGACATCGACAAAGAAGGTCTAGAGAAATCTTACCAAGCGATGCACGACGCTTACTGTAAAGCATTCGATCGCATGGGTCTTGAGTACCGTCCAGTACTTGCTGACTCTGGCGCTATCGGTGGTAGTGGTTCTCAAGAGTTCCACGTACTTGCTGAAAGCGGCGAAGACCTAATCGCATTCTCTACTGAGTCTGATTACGCAGCGAACATCGAAAAAGCAGAAGCGGCAGCACCTGCAGGTGAGCGCGCTGAGCCAACTCAAGAGATGACGTTAGTTGATACGCCAAACGCGAAAACAATCGCGGAGCTTGTAGAGCAACACGGTCTAGCAATGGAGAAGACAGTGAAAACTCTATTCGTAAAAGCGTCTGATGAAGTAGATGCTGACATCATTGCTCTTATCGTTCGTGGTGACCACGAGCTAAACGAAGTGAAAGCAGAAAACCTACCTCAAGTTGCTTCTCCATTAGAGATGGCATCAGAAGAGGAAATGCGTGCACTGATCGGTGCTGGCGCTGGTTCTCTAGGCCCTGTTGGTCTTGAACTGCCATTCATCGTTGACCGCTCAGTTGCTGTAATGAGCGACTTCGGCGCAGGTGCAAACATCGACGGCAAACACTACTTCGGTATCAACTGGGGCCGTGACGTTGAATTAGGCCAAGTTGAAGATCTACGTAACGTAGTAGAAGGCGATCCAAGCCCATGTGGTCAAGGCACGCTAATGCTTAAACGTGGTATCGAAGTTGGTCACATCTTCCAACTAGGTAATGTTTACTCTCAAGCGATGAACTGTGGCGTTCTTGGTCCTGACGGTAAAAACGTTATCTTAGAGATGGGTTGTTACGGTATCGGTGTATCTCGTGTTGTTGCTTCTGCAATCGAACAGAACCACGACAAATACGGCATCATCTGGCCAGACGCACTAGCGCCTTTCCAAGTGGCTATCGTTCCTATGAACATGCACAAATCTGAAGAAGTGAAAGAAGCGGCTGAGAAGCTGTACGCTGAACTGACTGCTATGGGTATCGAAGTGCTATTCGATGACCGTAAAGAGCGCCCAGGCGTAATGTTCTCTGACATGGAACTGATCGGTGTTCCTCACACTATCGTGATCGGTGATCGTTCAATGAAAGAAGGCAACTTCGAGTACAAGAACCGCCGCTCTGGTGAGAAAACAGCGATTGCTATGGCAGACATCGTTGAGCACGTTAAAGCTCAACTACAATAA
- a CDS encoding YaeP family protein: MQVYGCCELVRELYAQIGSGDQGYIPQAISCAVKALNDIAADESLPKEAREKAAFAAANLLISDFEDK; encoded by the coding sequence ATGCAAGTATACGGCTGTTGTGAATTAGTTCGTGAGCTTTACGCTCAAATCGGTAGTGGCGATCAAGGCTACATTCCTCAAGCGATCTCGTGTGCAGTAAAAGCGTTAAACGACATCGCTGCCGACGAATCCCTACCAAAAGAAGCTCGTGAAAAAGCCGCGTTTGCAGCAGCAAACCTGCTGATTTCAGATTTTGAGGATAAGTAA
- a CDS encoding YaiI/YqxD family protein: MKLWVDADACPKVIRETIVRAAERTGVECTFVANHVVPVPKRANIHSLQVPAGFDIADNEIVRRVEANDLVITSDIPLADEVISKGALALSSRGELYTKDTIKARLNIRDFMDTMRSSGIQTGGPAALSQTERREFANHLDRILAKR, translated from the coding sequence ATGAAATTATGGGTAGATGCGGATGCTTGTCCGAAAGTCATTCGTGAGACTATCGTACGTGCCGCTGAACGAACCGGTGTTGAGTGTACCTTTGTTGCAAACCACGTGGTTCCTGTACCAAAGCGAGCAAATATTCACTCTCTGCAAGTGCCTGCCGGTTTTGATATTGCGGATAACGAAATTGTTCGTCGTGTCGAAGCCAATGATCTGGTGATCACATCAGATATTCCACTTGCAGATGAAGTCATTAGCAAAGGCGCATTGGCGCTAAGTTCACGAGGCGAGCTTTACACGAAAGATACTATCAAAGCGCGACTCAATATCCGTGACTTTATGGATACCATGCGATCAAGCGGTATTCAAACGGGAGGGCCAGCAGCGCTGTCTCAAACGGAACGTCGCGAGTTCGCCAATCACCTCGACAGAATCCTCGCAAAACGTTAG
- the tsaA gene encoding tRNA (N6-threonylcarbamoyladenosine(37)-N6)-methyltransferase TrmO — translation MYSIEPIGVIESPYKEKFAVPRQPRLVPAARSRVKLQGAANSPEALRGLEQFSHVWLLFLFDQNLEAGWKPTVRPPRLGGNERVGVFTSRSTFRPNGIGMSAVEVKGISKKGDQIYLDLGNVDLVDGTPIIDIKPYIPYSDSIVEAQGGYAEEEPETSQVDFSSAALAAVEKRDDTEYVKTVIEQVLAQDPRPAYKKNKPDNKEYAVNLFDLNVKFTVSDNLITVTAIESF, via the coding sequence ATGTATTCCATTGAGCCTATTGGCGTAATTGAAAGCCCATATAAAGAGAAGTTTGCGGTCCCTCGCCAACCTCGCTTGGTGCCTGCAGCGCGTTCACGCGTCAAACTTCAAGGCGCAGCAAATAGTCCAGAAGCCCTTCGTGGTTTAGAGCAGTTTTCTCATGTATGGCTACTGTTTTTGTTTGATCAAAACTTAGAAGCGGGATGGAAGCCCACCGTGCGCCCGCCTCGTTTAGGAGGCAATGAACGTGTTGGCGTCTTTACGTCACGTTCTACCTTCCGTCCCAATGGCATTGGTATGTCGGCAGTGGAAGTCAAAGGTATTAGTAAGAAAGGCGATCAGATCTATTTGGATCTTGGTAACGTAGATTTGGTCGATGGCACGCCGATTATCGATATCAAGCCATACATCCCCTACTCGGATTCGATTGTAGAAGCACAAGGTGGTTACGCAGAAGAAGAACCCGAAACATCTCAGGTCGACTTCTCTTCAGCTGCACTGGCGGCAGTCGAAAAGCGTGACGATACTGAGTATGTCAAAACGGTGATCGAGCAAGTTCTGGCACAAGATCCTCGTCCGGCTTACAAGAAAAATAAGCCTGACAATAAGGAATATGCGGTAAATTTGTTCGATCTGAACGTTAAGTTCACGGTTAGCGATAACTTAATAACAGTTACTGCGATTGAAAGCTTTTGA
- a CDS encoding type B 50S ribosomal protein L31 translates to MKPGIHPEYRPVVFHDTSVDEYFVVGSTLQTDRTIEWKDGKTYPYFTLDVSSASHPFYTGKQRVVQAEGRIANFNRRFGQFSKDKE, encoded by the coding sequence ATGAAACCAGGCATTCATCCTGAATACCGTCCTGTGGTATTTCATGACACCAGCGTAGACGAATACTTTGTTGTTGGTTCAACACTGCAAACTGATCGCACCATTGAATGGAAAGACGGCAAGACTTACCCATATTTCACACTGGATGTGTCATCTGCCTCTCACCCGTTTTACACAGGTAAGCAACGTGTCGTACAAGCTGAAGGTCGTATTGCGAACTTCAATCGCCGCTTTGGTCAATTCAGTAAAGATAAGGAGTAA
- a CDS encoding GNAT family N-acetyltransferase — protein sequence MLLLPYNESLQLEFVMLNCCAKNRAEMNGPHTVSSAKQLFEKILDDENVYSMAVLESTSRDYMGHVFISNLEHEPELGFIFDKAYWGKGLATEALKAFFPKACRELGLHKVKANVNSHHKASMAVLEKLGFTKTRESKDLHGPYFEMEFTSDVAVGESSAA from the coding sequence ATGCTTCTTCTACCCTACAATGAGTCGTTGCAACTAGAGTTCGTGATGTTAAATTGCTGCGCTAAGAATCGCGCAGAGATGAATGGACCACATACCGTGTCTTCTGCGAAACAGTTGTTTGAGAAGATTCTGGATGATGAAAATGTCTACAGTATGGCGGTACTTGAGAGTACCAGCCGTGACTATATGGGACACGTGTTCATTTCGAATCTGGAGCATGAACCAGAGCTGGGATTTATCTTTGATAAAGCTTATTGGGGTAAAGGATTAGCAACAGAAGCGCTAAAGGCGTTTTTCCCGAAGGCGTGCCGTGAGCTTGGACTACACAAGGTCAAAGCGAATGTGAATAGTCATCACAAAGCATCCATGGCAGTACTGGAAAAACTTGGATTTACAAAGACAAGAGAAAGCAAGGACCTACACGGCCCTTACTTTGAAATGGAATTTACAAGCGATGTGGCGGTAGGTGAAAGTTCAGCGGCCTAA
- a CDS encoding sodium-dependent transporter translates to MTQQTSSQPREHFGSRLGFILAAAGAAVGLGNIWGFPTQAASNGGGAFLLVYLVMILIVAFPMLVVEMAIGRHGQANPVDSMRSLTENPIGKKLGGLVGWIGLSVPSAVLAFYSIVGGWLICFMLGAVTDIMGMEAATQWLKGFSVERNLFGTITFYVLTILIVQGGVKQGIEKWSTRLMPALFVLFGLLFIYIMTQNGAMEGLKHYLVPDFEKVWDRKLILAAMGQGFFSLTIGGCSMLIYGSYLSKKENLPKMAMNVTMVDTAVAFIAGLVVMPAMFVAMQKGVQIYAEDGSLLSSDTLVFTVLPLMFDSLGLLGQLFSIVFFLLLTIAALTSSISMLECPVALVGERFNTKRSTTSWVLGGLIALFSVVIVFNFGALFGMVATIATQYLQPMAALLFCLFGGWVWNRHSKIKELEQGCPEFTQGWFGKLWPAYVKFVCPILVATVIWASFG, encoded by the coding sequence ATGACACAACAAACTTCTTCTCAGCCTCGTGAGCATTTTGGCTCACGCCTTGGATTCATCTTAGCGGCAGCTGGTGCTGCAGTAGGTCTAGGGAACATTTGGGGCTTTCCTACCCAAGCAGCAAGTAACGGCGGTGGCGCCTTCTTGTTGGTGTACTTGGTGATGATTCTTATTGTTGCTTTTCCTATGCTGGTGGTTGAAATGGCGATCGGTCGTCATGGTCAGGCAAACCCCGTTGATAGCATGCGCTCTCTTACGGAAAACCCTATAGGCAAAAAGCTAGGCGGCCTTGTTGGTTGGATTGGCCTAAGTGTGCCGAGTGCAGTGTTGGCGTTTTACTCGATTGTAGGCGGTTGGTTGATCTGCTTTATGTTGGGTGCAGTTACCGACATCATGGGCATGGAAGCGGCGACACAATGGTTAAAAGGCTTCAGCGTTGAACGCAACTTGTTTGGTACGATTACATTTTATGTATTAACCATTTTGATCGTACAAGGCGGCGTGAAGCAGGGTATTGAGAAGTGGTCTACACGTCTAATGCCAGCACTGTTTGTGCTGTTTGGTTTGCTGTTCATCTACATCATGACGCAAAACGGCGCGATGGAAGGTTTGAAGCACTACCTAGTGCCGGACTTCGAGAAAGTTTGGGACCGTAAGCTTATCCTTGCAGCAATGGGTCAAGGCTTCTTCTCACTGACCATCGGTGGCTGTTCGATGCTTATCTATGGCTCTTACCTAAGTAAGAAAGAGAACCTACCGAAGATGGCAATGAACGTGACTATGGTTGATACCGCGGTTGCCTTTATTGCTGGTCTAGTGGTGATGCCTGCAATGTTCGTTGCGATGCAAAAAGGCGTTCAAATCTATGCAGAAGATGGCTCGCTATTAAGTTCAGATACACTGGTGTTTACAGTTCTACCGCTGATGTTTGATAGTTTAGGTTTGCTTGGCCAACTGTTCTCAATCGTATTCTTCTTACTACTGACGATTGCAGCATTGACGTCTTCTATCTCGATGCTTGAATGTCCGGTTGCTCTGGTTGGTGAGCGATTTAACACTAAACGCAGCACGACAAGCTGGGTATTGGGTGGCCTGATTGCGTTGTTCAGTGTGGTTATCGTATTTAACTTCGGCGCACTTTTTGGCATGGTTGCGACTATCGCGACGCAATACTTACAACCGATGGCAGCACTGTTGTTCTGTCTGTTTGGTGGTTGGGTATGGAATCGTCACTCGAAAATCAAAGAGCTTGAACAAGGTTGTCCTGAGTTCACTCAAGGTTGGTTTGGTAAGTTGTGGCCTGCATACGTGAAGTTTGTTTGTCCGATTCTCGTGGCGACTGTTATCTGGGCTTCGTTCGGCTAA
- a CDS encoding AbgT family transporter: MSSSASMKQNSPKKPLFTRFLDTVEYLGNLLPHPITLFAIFCLAILVTSGIAGYFEVSVVDPRPEGAPGRAADGMIQVVSLLNAEGLQLIVTNLVKNFVGFAPLGTVLVAMLGVAIAEHSGLLSAAMRGLVMGASQRMVTVTVVFAGIISNTASELGYVVLIPLAAMLFHSLGRHPLAGLAAAFAGVSGGYSANLLIGTVDPLLSGITETAAQMIDPTYTVGPEVNWYFMFVSTFFIAITGAFVTEKIVEPKLGKYNEEEAAEDLSQDKMGSLTDQEKKGLKLAGIAVLAVSALLAWTIVPADGVLRSDAGTVAGSPFLKSIVAFIFVFFAVPGFVYGRVVGTMKNDRDVIDAMSKSMSSMGMYIVLVFFAAQFVAFFKWTNFGQVFAVAGASFLQEIGLTGPMLFFAFILMCGFINLMIGSASAQWAVTAPIFVPMLMLVGYAPETIQAAYRIGDSTTNIITPMMSYFGLILAVATRYMKNLGIGTLIATMLPYSIVFLVGWSVLFYLWVFVFGLPVGPGAATYYTP, encoded by the coding sequence ATGAGTTCATCTGCTTCAATGAAACAAAACTCGCCAAAGAAGCCACTATTCACGCGCTTCTTAGATACAGTTGAATATTTGGGGAACCTTTTACCCCACCCAATCACACTTTTCGCCATTTTCTGTCTTGCTATCCTCGTCACGTCTGGCATCGCCGGTTACTTCGAAGTTTCTGTTGTAGACCCGCGTCCAGAAGGCGCTCCAGGTCGCGCTGCTGATGGCATGATCCAAGTCGTAAGCTTATTAAACGCGGAAGGCTTACAGCTGATTGTGACTAACCTAGTGAAAAACTTTGTTGGCTTCGCACCGTTAGGTACCGTATTGGTTGCGATGCTTGGTGTTGCCATTGCAGAACATTCTGGTCTACTTTCTGCTGCAATGCGTGGCCTAGTAATGGGCGCTTCTCAGCGCATGGTTACCGTAACCGTTGTTTTCGCTGGTATCATTTCAAACACGGCATCTGAGCTTGGCTACGTGGTATTGATTCCACTGGCAGCAATGCTGTTCCACTCATTAGGTCGTCACCCACTTGCTGGTCTTGCAGCGGCATTTGCCGGTGTATCGGGCGGTTACTCTGCGAACCTACTTATCGGTACGGTTGATCCACTGTTATCAGGCATCACTGAAACAGCAGCGCAGATGATTGACCCAACTTACACTGTTGGTCCAGAAGTAAACTGGTACTTCATGTTTGTTTCGACGTTCTTCATCGCGATTACTGGTGCATTCGTTACTGAAAAAATCGTTGAGCCAAAACTTGGCAAATACAATGAAGAAGAAGCCGCAGAAGACCTGTCTCAAGACAAAATGGGCAGCCTAACAGACCAAGAGAAGAAAGGTCTTAAGCTTGCGGGTATCGCAGTACTGGCAGTTTCTGCACTACTAGCATGGACTATTGTTCCTGCTGATGGTGTTCTACGTTCTGACGCTGGCACAGTAGCGGGCTCTCCATTCTTGAAGAGTATCGTTGCGTTTATTTTTGTTTTCTTCGCGGTACCGGGTTTTGTGTACGGTCGCGTAGTTGGCACGATGAAGAATGACCGTGATGTCATTGATGCCATGTCGAAGTCAATGTCTTCAATGGGCATGTACATCGTGCTGGTATTCTTTGCTGCGCAATTTGTTGCTTTCTTTAAGTGGACGAACTTTGGTCAAGTGTTTGCAGTAGCTGGCGCAAGCTTCCTACAAGAAATCGGTCTAACTGGCCCAATGTTGTTCTTTGCCTTCATCCTAATGTGTGGCTTCATCAACTTGATGATTGGTTCAGCATCAGCACAGTGGGCAGTAACAGCACCAATCTTTGTACCAATGTTAATGCTAGTCGGTTACGCTCCTGAAACCATTCAAGCGGCTTACCGTATCGGTGACTCAACGACGAACATCATCACCCCAATGATGAGCTACTTCGGTCTTATCCTTGCGGTAGCAACGCGCTACATGAAGAATCTAGGTATCGGTACGCTGATCGCGACCATGTTGCCTTACTCGATTGTCTTCCTTGTTGGTTGGAGTGTGCTGTTCTACCTGTGGGTATTCGTATTCGGTCTACCAGTAGGTCCTGGTGCGGCAACATACTACACGCCTTAA
- the ykgO gene encoding type B 50S ribosomal protein L36, with translation MKVVKSLKSAKSRHPDCQIVKRRGRLYVICKTNPRFKAVQK, from the coding sequence ATGAAGGTTGTTAAGTCATTAAAGAGCGCAAAAAGCCGTCACCCAGATTGCCAGATCGTAAAAAGAAGAGGGCGTTTATACGTTATTTGCAAGACGAACCCACGCTTTAAGGCGGTGCAGAAATAA
- a CDS encoding DUF3301 domain-containing protein translates to MIGDLLAILGLCFFCFLFWQQRRQSELAKAAITRKCEQLDLQLVSIAFGAHKMKTPDGIWRWHTVYQFEFSSLGDDCYQGELTMIGFRPLNFHLPPHRL, encoded by the coding sequence ATGATTGGTGACTTACTAGCCATTTTAGGGCTGTGCTTTTTCTGCTTTTTGTTCTGGCAACAAAGACGCCAATCAGAATTAGCGAAAGCGGCTATTACACGCAAATGCGAGCAACTTGATCTGCAATTGGTCAGCATCGCATTTGGAGCACATAAAATGAAAACGCCAGACGGAATCTGGCGTTGGCATACAGTGTATCAATTTGAGTTTTCATCCCTTGGTGACGATTGCTACCAAGGAGAATTGACGATGATCGGATTTAGGCCGCTGAACTTTCACCTACCGCCACATCGCTTGTAA